A genomic window from Solanum dulcamara chromosome 11, daSolDulc1.2, whole genome shotgun sequence includes:
- the LOC129875237 gene encoding tetrahydroberberine oxidase-like — MTTFNKCAIFLFLSIFLSSSWANNTHDDFLECLSSSNSISQVIYTPKNLSYSTILNSYSNNLRITSHFKPSIILTPNDESQIQAAIHCSKKHDLEIRIRSGGHDYEGLSYISDTPFVIIDLINLRSISIDTQKKTAWIQAGATLGEVYYRIAEKSKKLAFVSGVSPVVGVGGHFSGGGYGMMSRKFGIAADNIIDAKLIDANGRILDRKSMGEDLFWAIRGGGGTSFGLIISWKVKLQDIPEKVTVFNVGRTLEQNATQLVYKWQHIADKVDNNLLLRIFLRDSEFPFGGGQRSIYAFFTTMFVGGVDELLHEMQKRFPELGLMKEDCIEMSWIESILFFAGFPRGTSLDVLLNRNNTNQIGFFKGKSDYVQRPISINGLEGLWKLLNQSVGEISGAELQFSPYGGKLSDILEFETPFPHRDGNIFMIEYAVYWGRMEESKRNIAWIRNLYEYMAKYVSKSPRAAYFNYRDLDLGVNNKGNTSYAQAKIWGVKYFKNNFDRLVKVKTKFDPTNFFRNEQSIPPLSSEA, encoded by the coding sequence ATGACTACTTTCAACAAATGCGcaatctttctttttctctcaattttcctttcatcatcatGGGCCAACAACACCCATGATGACTTTCTTGAATGCCTTTCATCGTCAAATTCAATATCACAAGTCATCTACACTCCTAAAAATTTATCATATTCTACCATTTTGAACTCCTATTCAAATAACCTAAGGATAACctcccacttcaaaccatcaaTTATTTTAACTCCTAATGATGAATCTCAAATCCAGGCAGCTATACATTGCTCCAAGAAACATGACCTAGAAATTAGAATTCGAAGCGGTGGACATGACTATGAGGGACTTTCATACATTTCGGATACCCCCTTTGTCATTATTGATCTTATAAACCTAAGATCAATCTCCATTGATACTCAAAAAAAGACTGCTTGGATTCAGGCTGGCGCAACCCTAGGGGAAGTTTACTATAGAATTGcggaaaaaagtaaaaaattggCCTTTGTTTCTGGGGTTAGTCCTGTTGTAGGTGTTGGTGGACACTTTAGTGGTGGGGGCTATGGCATGATGTCACGAAAATTCGGTATTGCTGCTGATAACATCATTGATGCAAAATTAATCGATGCTAATGGACGAATCTTGGATCGAAAATCAATGGGTGAGGATCTCTTTTGGGCTATTAGAGGAGGTGGAGGGACTAGCTTTGGTCTCATTATATCATGGAAGGTGAAACTACAAGATATTCCAGAAAAGGTGACTGTGTTCAATGTAGGACGAACATTGGAACAAAATGCAACTCAACTTGTTTACAAATGGCAACATATCGCAGACAAAGTTGATAACAATCTCCTCCTCAGAATCTTCTTGAGAGATAGTGAATTTCCATTCGGGGGTGGGCAAAGGAGTATCTACGCATTTTTCACTACAATGTTCGTTGGCGGGGTAGATGAACTCCTCCACGAAATGCAAAAGAGGTTCCCGGAACTAGGATTAATGAAAGAAGATTGCATTGAGATGAGTTGGATCGAATCTATACTCTTCTTTGCCGGTTTCCCTAGGGGAACATCACTTGATGTATTACTAAATCGGAATAATACTAATCAAATAGGATTCTTCAAAGGGAAATCAGACTATGTGCAACGTCCAATTTCTATAAATGGTCTTGAAGGTCTATGGAAACTACTCAATCAATCAGTAGGCGAAATCTCAGGTGCCGAATTACAGTTTAGTCCTTACGGAGGAAAGTTGAGTGACATCTTAGAATTTGAAACTCCTTTCCCTCATAGAGATGGAAATATATTCATGATCGAGTATGCGGTGTATTGGGGGagaatggaagaatctaaaagaaacaTAGCTTGGATTCGAAATCTTTATGAATACATGGctaagtatgtttcaaaatCTCCTAGAGCTGCTTATTTCAACTATAGAGATCTTGATTTGGGAGTGAACAACAAAGGAAACACAAGCTATGCACAAGCAAAAATTTGGGGAGTGAAATATTTCAAGAACAACTTTGATAGACTGGTGAAAGTGAAGACTAAATTTGATCCAACAAATTTCTTTAGGAATGAACAGAGTATTCCTCCTCTATCATCTGAAGCTTAG
- the LOC129874906 gene encoding patellin-4: MTVEVQAEATQVAEVVVPQEELVAAKKVVEEVEVNEKVKGDEEEEVKPNTIEKSSSYREESNFLSDLKENEKKALNELKSKVEEAILGNTLFKQEEIKKSPEKSGEEEEGKNEENSNTNGGDIEGKEEEKEKEEDDLDVVEVDKEISIWGVPLLPSKGDEKTNVVLLKFLRARDYKVSESFEMLKKTLQWRKDFKIQSILEEELGSDLAPAAYMSGIDNQGHPICYNIFGVLDDEELYNKTFGTEEKRNQFLRWRVQLMEKGIQQLDFNAGGVSSLLQINDLKNSPGPSKKEVRVATKQAVDLLQDNYPEFVAKNIFINVPFWYYAVHSLLSPFLTQRTKSKFVFARPAKVTETLLKYIPIHEIPIQYGGLKRDNDFEFSVSDCEASETLLKAGSTETIEIPAVDVESTFIWDVTIVGGEVSYKEEFVPEDETSYTIIIQKDKKVSSTIRNTFKNTEAGKVVLTIRNSSSKKKKAFYRHKIKKSAI; the protein is encoded by the exons ATGACTGTTGAGGTGCAAGCTGAGGCAACTCAAGTGGCTGAAGTAGTTGTTCCACAAGAGGAATTAGTGGCTGCTAAGAAGGTTGTAGAGGAGGTTGAGGTGAATGAGAAAGTAAAAGGAGATGAAGAAGAGGAGGTCAAGCCAAATACAATTGAGAAGAGCTCTTCTTATAGAGAAGAGAGCAACTTCCTCTCTGATCTCAAAGAGAATGAGAAGAAGGCATTGAATGAGCTGAAATCTAAAGTTGAGGAGGCCATTCTTGGAAACACTCTCTTCAAACAAGAAGAGATCAAGAAGTCTCCAGAGAAATCAGGTGAAGAGGAAGAGGgaaagaatgaggaaaattCCAATACGAATGGTGGGGATATAGAGGGGAAAGaagaggagaaggagaaggaagaGGATGATTTGGATGTTGTTGAAGTGGACAAAGAGATCTCAATTTGGGGTGTACCCCTTTTGCCTAGCAAAGGGGATGAGAAAACCAATGTGGTTCTCTTGAAATTCTTGAGAGCGAGGGATTACAAAGTGAGTGAATCTTTCGAAATGCTGAAGAAAACACTCCAATGGAGGAAGGATTTTAAGATCCAATCAATCTTGGAGGAAGAGTTGGGCTCAGATCTTGCTCCAGCCGCTTACATGAGTGGAATTGATAACCAAGGACACCCTATTTGTTACAACATTTTTGGAGTTTTGGATGATGAAGAGCTGTATAACAAGACGTTTGGGACGGAGGAGAAACGGAACCAGTTCTTGAGGTGGAGAGTCCAGTTAATGGAGAAGGGCATTCAACAGCTTGATTTCAATGCTGGAGGTGTTAGTTCACTGCTTCAGATAAATGATCTGAAGAACTCCCCTGGACCATCCAAGAAAGAAGTCAGGGTTGCTACAAAACAAGCTGTTGATCTTCTTCAGGATAACTATCCTGAATTTGTTGCCAAAAAT ATATTCATCAATGTTCCATTTTGGTATTACGCCGTCCATTCTCTGCTCTCGCCTTTCCTAACGCAACGAACCAAAAGCAAATTCGTATTTGCTCGCCCTGCTAAGGTCACTGAGACCTTGCTCAA GTACATTCCAATCCATGAAATCCCCATTCAATATGGTGGACTGAAGAGGGACAATGACTTTGAGTTTTCAGTCTCTGACTGTGAAGCTTCAGAAACTCTCCTTAAAGCTGGATCAACTGAAACCATTGAAATACCAGCAGTAGAT GTGGAAAGTACATTTATCTGGGATGTTACCATTGTGGGCGGGGAAGTGAGCTATAAGGAGGAATTTGTGCCAGAGGATGAGACTTCTTACACCATTATCATTCAGAAGGACAAGAAGGTGAGCTCAACAATTCGCAACACATTCAAGAACACTGAAGCAGGAAAGGTTGTGCTGACAATCAGGAACTCTTCTAGCAAGAAGAAGAAGGCGTTTTACCGACACAAGATCAAGAAATCAGCAATTTGA
- the LOC129873760 gene encoding primase homolog protein isoform X1 gives MLIGSRFFLAPTLFRAPPVTLYTSISRFSLNNQDSFISITPTRLFIPAASLRRDETKEVDDYAELKEKLENLGICCNSVNPEEYTRLMCPKCKGGRSMERSLSFHMSSKRNSALWRCFNIECGWAGQIPHNSTTSDGVHQLGRMNYPRILTEESLKLEPLGDMLAAYFSTRMISKDTLKRNHVMQMAGDQIIIAFTYRRNGMLIGCKYRTLEKRFWQEKGADKVLYGLDDVREADEIIIVEGEIDKLSVEEAGFPNCVSVPNGAPQGITSKELLPLEEDTRFSYLWNCKECLEKVSRIVLATDGDLPGQALAEELARRLGKERCWQVCWPKKDESSSYKDANEVLVNLGAEALKEAIECAVPYEMQNLN, from the exons ATGCTTATTGGCTCGCGCTTCTTCTTGGCGCCAACTCTCTTTAGAGCTCCTCCTGTTACCCTCTACACTTCCATCTCAAGATTTTCGCTAAACAATCAGGACTCGTTCATTTCTATTACTCCTACTAGGCTCTTCATACCTGCAG CTAGTTTGAGGAGAGATGAAACTAAGGAGGTGGATGATTATGCTGAACTGAAGGAGAAATTGGAAAATTTGGGTATATGCTGCAATTCTGTTAACCCTGAAGAATACACAAGATTAATGTGTCCCAAG TGCAAAGGTGGTCGGTCAATGGAAAGGAGTTTATCATTTCATATGTCATCGAAAAG GAATTCTGCATTATGGAGGTGTTTCAATATTGAATGTGGATGGGCAGGCCAG ATCCCACACAACAGTACGACATCTGATGGGGTCCATCAACTTGGCAGAATGAATTATCCTCGGATACTTACAGAGGAAAGCTTGAAGTTAGAACCATTAGGTGATATG CTGGCTGCATATTTTTCTACGAGGATGATATCAAAGGATACTCTGAAGAGAAATCATGTCATGCAAATGGCTGGTGATCAG ATCATCATTGCCTTCACTTATAGGAGGAATGGTATGCTCATTGGCTGCAAGTATCGGACACTTGAGAAAAGGTTTTGGCAG GAGAAGGGTGCAGATAAGGTACTTTATGGACTGGATGATGTCAGAGAAGCAGATGAGATCATCATT GTAGAAGGTGAAATAGATAAGCTTTCAGTGGAAGAAGCTGGATTTCCTAACTGTGTCAGTGTTCCTAATGGTGCACCACAAGGCATCACATCCAAAGAACTGCTACCACTGGAagag GATACCAGATTTTCATACCTGTGGAACTGCAAAGAGTGCTTGGAGAAG GTGTCTCGGATTGTGCTGGCAACTGATGGTGATTTACCAGGCCAAGCATTGGCTGAAGAGCTTGCCCGCCGTCTGGGGAAAGAAAG GTGTTGGCAAGTATGTTGGCCTAAAAAGGATGAGTCAAGCAGTTATAAAGATGCGAATGAG GTACTTGTAAATCTCGGAGCAGAAGCTCTGAAAGAAGCGATTGAATGTGCCGTGCCATATGAAATGCAGAATTTGAACTAA
- the LOC129873760 gene encoding primase homolog protein isoform X2 — protein sequence MCPKCKGGRSMERSLSFHMSSKRNSALWRCFNIECGWAGQIPHNSTTSDGVHQLGRMNYPRILTEESLKLEPLGDMLAAYFSTRMISKDTLKRNHVMQMAGDQIIIAFTYRRNGMLIGCKYRTLEKRFWQEKGADKVLYGLDDVREADEIIIVEGEIDKLSVEEAGFPNCVSVPNGAPQGITSKELLPLEEDTRFSYLWNCKECLEKVSRIVLATDGDLPGQALAEELARRLGKERCWQVCWPKKDESSSYKDANEVLVNLGAEALKEAIECAVPYEMQNLN from the exons ATGTGTCCCAAG TGCAAAGGTGGTCGGTCAATGGAAAGGAGTTTATCATTTCATATGTCATCGAAAAG GAATTCTGCATTATGGAGGTGTTTCAATATTGAATGTGGATGGGCAGGCCAG ATCCCACACAACAGTACGACATCTGATGGGGTCCATCAACTTGGCAGAATGAATTATCCTCGGATACTTACAGAGGAAAGCTTGAAGTTAGAACCATTAGGTGATATG CTGGCTGCATATTTTTCTACGAGGATGATATCAAAGGATACTCTGAAGAGAAATCATGTCATGCAAATGGCTGGTGATCAG ATCATCATTGCCTTCACTTATAGGAGGAATGGTATGCTCATTGGCTGCAAGTATCGGACACTTGAGAAAAGGTTTTGGCAG GAGAAGGGTGCAGATAAGGTACTTTATGGACTGGATGATGTCAGAGAAGCAGATGAGATCATCATT GTAGAAGGTGAAATAGATAAGCTTTCAGTGGAAGAAGCTGGATTTCCTAACTGTGTCAGTGTTCCTAATGGTGCACCACAAGGCATCACATCCAAAGAACTGCTACCACTGGAagag GATACCAGATTTTCATACCTGTGGAACTGCAAAGAGTGCTTGGAGAAG GTGTCTCGGATTGTGCTGGCAACTGATGGTGATTTACCAGGCCAAGCATTGGCTGAAGAGCTTGCCCGCCGTCTGGGGAAAGAAAG GTGTTGGCAAGTATGTTGGCCTAAAAAGGATGAGTCAAGCAGTTATAAAGATGCGAATGAG GTACTTGTAAATCTCGGAGCAGAAGCTCTGAAAGAAGCGATTGAATGTGCCGTGCCATATGAAATGCAGAATTTGAACTAA